The Christiangramia flava JLT2011 genome has a segment encoding these proteins:
- a CDS encoding TonB-dependent receptor, protein MKLKVFSILFLSSFSLFAQFSISGKVTSAETGLPVESAEVWNKTLGKVVLTDAAGNYQMTNLKPGAYTLVAFGYEYQIAEKQLDLSQNVQVDFRLSPLAESLSEVVLNARKEQLFALRKLRKVEGTAIYAGKKSEVVLMDKVSGNKAANKARQIYSQVVGLNIYDNGDAGIQLNIGGRGLDPNRTQNFNTRQNGYDISADVLGYPESYYTPPAEALEEIQVVRGAASLQYGTQFGGLLNFKFHQPSDKKIEFLTRQSVGSYDLFTSFNSLSGTLGDFSYYTYYNYKGGKGFRPNSEYDSHNAFAHLGWQVSDKTKISFEYTFLDYLAQQPGGLTDYQFYENPDYSNRERNWFDVNWNLFALKLEQQLSENTEFSLNIFGLDASRKALGFRENRVSIVDPGGPRELLVDDFNNWGAEARILTRYQLFGEESVLLFGSKYYQANNNQQQGPGSDGMGPDFSFYNQEYPNYQRQSVFEFPNQNLAFFGENIFNITNEFSITPGIRVEYINTEANGNYKNIVLDLAGNALLDETVEENQDFERSFVLLGVGSSYNLNASNEFYANFSQNYRSVTFNDIRVVNPSYQVDPNISDEKGFTADLGIRGRLGDFLSYDASIFGLKYQDRIGEILKEEERVNAQGELEETGRLIRFRGNIGDAFIYGLETFAEWNVKNSLFPQLEDYQLNLFLNSAFTKSEYIRSEANNVEGNQVEFIPAVNLKTGVNFGYKNFIAGLQYSYLSKQYTDATNAPQDRDDRVRGIEGSIPAYGIMDLSASYSWKRFRLESGINNLLNNSYFTRRATGYPGPGIIPAQPLTWYTTLQFKL, encoded by the coding sequence ATGAAATTAAAGGTCTTTAGTATACTTTTTCTAAGTTCATTTTCGCTTTTTGCGCAATTCAGTATCAGCGGAAAAGTAACTTCTGCGGAAACCGGGCTGCCGGTCGAAAGTGCGGAAGTCTGGAATAAAACCCTGGGAAAGGTGGTTTTGACCGATGCTGCCGGAAATTACCAAATGACCAACCTGAAGCCAGGAGCTTATACACTGGTCGCATTCGGGTATGAATATCAGATCGCTGAAAAACAGTTGGATCTCAGCCAAAATGTGCAGGTAGATTTCAGGCTGTCACCGCTGGCAGAAAGTCTTTCCGAAGTGGTTCTCAACGCGAGAAAAGAGCAACTTTTTGCCCTTCGAAAACTGCGGAAAGTGGAAGGAACGGCCATTTACGCCGGGAAGAAGAGTGAAGTGGTACTGATGGATAAGGTTTCCGGGAATAAGGCGGCCAATAAGGCCCGACAAATTTATAGTCAGGTCGTGGGGCTGAATATTTATGATAATGGGGATGCTGGAATCCAGCTGAATATCGGTGGTCGTGGGCTGGATCCCAACCGAACCCAGAATTTTAATACCAGGCAAAATGGTTACGATATTTCCGCAGATGTGCTGGGATATCCCGAAAGCTATTATACGCCCCCGGCTGAAGCGCTGGAAGAGATCCAGGTGGTTCGCGGCGCGGCTTCCCTGCAATATGGAACACAGTTCGGAGGGCTGCTCAACTTCAAATTTCACCAGCCATCAGATAAAAAGATTGAATTTCTAACAAGACAGTCGGTTGGATCCTACGATCTTTTCACGAGTTTCAATAGTCTGAGCGGGACCTTGGGAGATTTCAGTTATTACACATACTATAATTATAAAGGAGGAAAAGGTTTTAGGCCGAATTCCGAATACGATTCCCATAACGCCTTTGCACATCTTGGCTGGCAGGTTAGCGATAAGACCAAGATCAGCTTTGAATATACCTTTTTAGATTACCTGGCTCAGCAACCTGGCGGATTAACTGATTATCAGTTCTACGAAAATCCCGATTACAGCAACCGGGAACGCAACTGGTTTGATGTGAACTGGAATCTTTTTGCGTTGAAACTGGAGCAGCAGCTATCTGAAAATACCGAGTTCAGCCTGAATATTTTTGGCCTGGACGCGTCCAGAAAAGCGCTGGGTTTTCGTGAAAACAGGGTTTCTATCGTAGACCCGGGCGGGCCACGGGAACTGCTGGTAGATGATTTCAATAACTGGGGTGCTGAGGCACGGATTCTCACCCGGTACCAGCTTTTCGGGGAAGAATCGGTATTGCTTTTTGGTTCCAAATATTACCAGGCTAACAACAACCAGCAACAGGGACCGGGAAGCGACGGAATGGGACCTGATTTCAGTTTTTACAATCAGGAATATCCAAATTACCAGCGGCAGTCTGTCTTCGAATTTCCGAATCAAAACCTGGCATTCTTCGGGGAAAATATTTTCAATATTACCAACGAGTTCTCGATCACCCCGGGTATCCGAGTGGAATATATCAATACCGAGGCCAACGGGAATTATAAAAATATCGTGCTGGACCTGGCGGGAAATGCTTTGCTGGATGAAACTGTAGAGGAAAATCAGGATTTTGAAAGGAGTTTTGTGCTCCTGGGAGTGGGCAGTAGTTATAATCTAAATGCCTCCAATGAATTTTACGCGAACTTTTCCCAGAATTACCGGTCGGTGACCTTCAATGACATTCGAGTGGTGAACCCGAGTTACCAGGTAGATCCGAACATCAGCGATGAAAAAGGCTTTACAGCAGACCTTGGGATTCGCGGTCGTTTGGGTGATTTTTTATCTTATGACGCCAGCATCTTTGGTTTGAAATACCAGGATCGTATTGGTGAAATTCTGAAGGAAGAGGAACGGGTGAATGCCCAGGGAGAACTGGAAGAAACCGGAAGATTGATCCGTTTTCGAGGGAATATCGGGGATGCATTTATTTATGGTTTGGAAACATTTGCTGAATGGAATGTGAAGAACAGCCTGTTTCCGCAGCTGGAAGATTATCAGTTAAACCTGTTCCTGAATTCGGCATTTACCAAATCGGAATACATCCGTTCAGAGGCCAATAATGTGGAAGGAAATCAGGTGGAATTCATTCCCGCGGTGAATTTGAAGACGGGCGTAAATTTTGGTTATAAGAATTTTATCGCTGGTCTCCAGTATTCTTATTTGTCAAAACAGTATACCGATGCCACTAATGCTCCCCAGGATCGTGATGACCGGGTACGGGGAATTGAAGGGAGTATCCCGGCCTATGGAATTATGGATCTTTCGGCCTCTTACAGCTGGAAACGTTTCAGGCTGGAAAGCGGGATCAATAATTTACTAAATAATAGCTATTTCACACGAAGGGCCACAGGTTATCCCGGCCCGGGAATTATTCCCGCGCAGCCGCTGACCTGGTATACCACGCTCCAGTTTAAACTGTAG
- a CDS encoding HTTM domain-containing protein, which yields MNSKISKYLNSYTEAAPLAVFRLLFGIMMFVSILRFWLNGWIEKLYLLPKFHFSYYGFAWVKPLGNFTYVIFAICGLAALLVAAGFKYRLAIITFFLSFTYIELMDKTTYLNHYYFISVLSFLMIFLPAGNYFSVDAWRNARSRFQKIPRWCVDAIKLMLGIVYFYAGLAKLNSDWLFRAMPLKIWLPSKYDLPFLGDLMQQEWVHYAFSWSGMLYDLFIPFLLLWKRTRILAFAMVVIFHVLTRVLFPIGMFPYIMIVSALIFFSPQFHHRLLQWFSNVFGIKKPIFDTGRLYFPKPQKRKIFRGIVAVFFMIQLLFPWRYLLYPGELFWTEEGFRFSWRVMLMEKAGYAQFKIVDGKTGKRFYVDNSDFLTPFQEKQMSFQPDFILEYAHYLARHFAKDGHQNIEVYVENYVALNGRKSAPYISPDVNLLNFADSFEHKTFILPFNDEIKGL from the coding sequence ATGAATTCAAAGATCTCCAAATATCTGAATTCCTACACGGAAGCCGCCCCTTTGGCGGTTTTTCGTTTGTTATTCGGTATCATGATGTTTGTGAGTATCCTGCGTTTCTGGCTCAATGGCTGGATCGAAAAATTATACCTGCTCCCAAAATTTCATTTTTCCTATTACGGCTTTGCATGGGTCAAACCGCTGGGCAATTTTACCTACGTGATCTTTGCCATTTGCGGCCTCGCAGCATTGCTGGTGGCTGCCGGATTTAAATACCGACTGGCGATCATCACGTTTTTCCTCAGTTTTACCTATATCGAGCTGATGGATAAAACCACTTACCTGAATCATTATTATTTCATTAGTGTGCTGAGCTTCCTGATGATCTTTCTTCCTGCCGGAAATTATTTCTCAGTCGATGCGTGGAGAAATGCCCGTTCAAGGTTTCAGAAGATCCCACGATGGTGTGTAGATGCCATCAAACTGATGCTGGGGATCGTTTATTTCTACGCCGGCTTGGCAAAGCTTAATTCAGACTGGCTTTTTCGTGCCATGCCACTCAAGATCTGGCTTCCGTCGAAGTATGATTTGCCTTTTCTCGGGGACCTGATGCAGCAGGAATGGGTGCATTATGCCTTCAGCTGGAGCGGGATGCTCTACGATCTTTTTATTCCGTTTTTATTGCTTTGGAAGCGCACTCGGATTTTGGCCTTCGCCATGGTCGTCATTTTTCACGTTCTCACGCGAGTGTTGTTCCCAATCGGCATGTTTCCGTACATCATGATCGTGAGCGCATTGATCTTCTTTAGTCCGCAATTTCACCATCGGCTGCTTCAGTGGTTTTCGAATGTATTCGGAATTAAAAAACCAATTTTTGATACAGGCCGGCTGTATTTTCCGAAGCCTCAAAAGCGGAAGATTTTTAGAGGAATAGTTGCCGTTTTTTTTATGATTCAATTGCTATTTCCGTGGCGATACCTGTTATATCCCGGCGAATTGTTCTGGACAGAAGAAGGTTTTCGGTTTTCCTGGCGCGTGATGCTGATGGAGAAGGCCGGTTACGCCCAATTCAAGATCGTGGATGGCAAAACCGGAAAAAGATTTTATGTGGATAATTCTGATTTTCTGACGCCCTTTCAGGAGAAACAAATGAGCTTTCAGCCAGATTTCATACTGGAATATGCCCATTATCTGGCCAGGCATTTTGCCAAAGACGGGCATCAGAACATTGAAGTTTACGTGGAAAATTACGTGGCGCTAAACGGCAGAAAGAGTGCGCCATATATTTCGCCCGACGTAAATTTGCTTAATTTCGCCGACTCGTTCGAACACAAAACATTCATTTTACCATTTAATGATGAAATTAAAGGTCTTTAG